One genomic window of Sporosarcina ureae includes the following:
- the rpsM gene encoding 30S ribosomal protein S13 produces MARIAGVDVPRDKRVVISLTYIFGIGKTTAQSILTAADVSQETRVRDLTDAELDKIREQIDGLKVEGDLRRETSLNIKRLMEIGSNRGIRHRRGLPVRGQNTKNNARTRKGPKRTMANKKK; encoded by the coding sequence ATGGCACGTATTGCTGGTGTAGACGTTCCGCGCGATAAGCGCGTTGTCATTTCATTGACATATATATTCGGTATTGGTAAAACAACTGCACAATCAATTTTAACTGCAGCTGATGTTTCTCAAGAGACTCGCGTTCGTGATTTAACTGACGCTGAACTTGATAAGATTCGTGAACAAATTGACGGCTTGAAAGTAGAAGGAGATCTTCGTCGTGAAACTTCTCTAAACATCAAGCGTTTGATGGAAATCGGTAGTAACCGTGGAATCCGTCACCGTCGTGGATTGCCTGTTCGTGGACAAAACACGAAAAACAATGCACGTACGCGTAAGGGTCCTAAACGCACAATGGCTAACAAGAAAAAATAA
- the rpmJ gene encoding 50S ribosomal protein L36, whose translation MKVRPSVKPICEKCKVIRRRGRVMVICENPKHKQRQG comes from the coding sequence ATGAAAGTAAGACCATCTGTAAAACCGATCTGCGAAAAATGTAAAGTTATTCGTAGACGCGGCCGGGTAATGGTAATCTGTGAAAATCCAAAGCATAAACAAAGACAAGGCTAA
- the infA gene encoding translation initiation factor IF-1 yields the protein MAKDDVIEVEGTVLETLPNAMFKVELENGHTVLAHVSGKIRMHFIRILPGDKVTLELSPYDLTRGRITYRFK from the coding sequence ATGGCGAAGGACGACGTAATTGAGGTAGAAGGAACTGTTCTTGAAACGTTGCCGAATGCGATGTTTAAAGTGGAGTTAGAAAACGGACATACTGTGCTTGCACACGTGTCAGGTAAAATTCGTATGCACTTTATTCGTATTCTGCCAGGCGACAAGGTGACATTGGAACTTTCACCTTACGATTTAACACGTGGTCGTATCACATACCGTTTCAAATAA